A window from Citrus sinensis cultivar Valencia sweet orange chromosome 3, DVS_A1.0, whole genome shotgun sequence encodes these proteins:
- the LOC102611349 gene encoding uncharacterized protein LOC102611349 gives MSSRLFKKVVKEQEQQQLEEEEQLKDDESESPDSAPRSSINPFDLLHDGDDDPDQETEVADEASSRDGDKKELSAQQSTRDVVPTSNQKSKKKKKKKSKEGSTSNTDKAEWQLDEDLDSLSLGIDSSTNQPGPSKAKLENAKVRSNVVKQHPPSVYQIDPKYLNVENELRRIFGSKVVKSFERNQQSGSSRPVRGARRVTHHIRKTILVSPSDHWPRWDASFSMEFLESKDGYNYFRYVHSPTYGQAQRAFEAAQAIHDLNGVASVLMYHPYHLDSLITMSDYFKFVAEHQMAADAVAKCLYALECAWNPMFTPLQGNCQLKFSHETNKPLFKALFTHMINMDRRGCHRSALEVCKLLLSLDSEDPMGALFCIDYFAVRAGEYSWLEQFSEDYKSDNSLWLFPNFSYSLSICRFYLEREQTSQDAHKDNTKATSADLMKQALMLHPSVLKKLVAKVPLKDQAWTKILAHSYFHSDETKIPSLDHLINIYVERSYIIWRLPDLQKLLRDTAKLVIETLEHNRSEAKDWACVREEAFSSEKNEYAHLLVQDFSDAVSSLPPDNLQNFVVDARMGEAMHNAIHAGNPHDVGQAPPPRDVANRNPLAVLFESMLPWVNYGDGGDGIAADEDYQINGHFQENQED, from the exons GATTGTTCAAGAAAGTTGTCAAAGAACAAGAACAGCAACAgctagaagaagaagagcagCTGAAAGACGATGAATCAGAGTCTCCTGATTCGGCTCCTCGTTCTTCCATAAACCCCTTCGACCTCCTCCACGACGGTGATGATGACCCGGACCAG GAGACAGAGGTTGCTGATGAAGCCTCGAGCAGAGATGGGGATAAGAAGGAACTGTCTGCACAGCAAAGTACCAGAGATGTTGTACCAACATCCAATCAGaagtcaaagaaaaagaaaaagaagaaaagcaaggAGGGTTCTACTTCAAATACTGATAAAGCTGAATGGCAATTGGATGAGGATTTAGATTCTTTATCTTTGGGTATTGACTCTTCTACTAATCAACCTGGGCCTTCAAAAGCTAAACTAGAGAATGCTAAAGTTCGTAGTAATGTAGTAAAACAGCATCCACCTTCTGTATATCAAATAGATCCCAAGTATttgaatgttgaaaatgaGCTGCGAAGAATATTTGGATCCAAAGTGGTGAAGTCATTTGAGAGAAATCAACAGAGTGGCAGTTCTAGACCAGTGCGTGGGGCAAGACGTGTCACTCATCATATTAGAAAGACTATATTAGTCTCTCCATCTGACCATTGGCCTCGTTGGGACGCAAGTTTTTCAATGGAATTTCTGGAAAGCAAGGATGGATACAACTACTTCAG ATATGTCCACTCACCTACTTATGGTCAAGCTCAGAGAGCATTTGAAGCTGCCCAAGCTATTCACGATCTCAATGGTGTAGCAAGTGTTTTGATGTATCATCCTTATCATTTGGATTCATTGATAACGATGTCGgactattttaaatttgtggcTGAACATCAGATGGCTGCAGATGCTGTTGCGAAGTGTCTATATGCCTTAGAATGTGCATGGAATCCAATGTTCACCCCTTTGCAGGGGAATTGCCAATTGAAATTCAGCCatgaaacaaacaaaccaTTGTTCAAGGCACTTTTCACTCACATGATAAACATGGACAGACGTGGCTGTCATCGATCTGCCTTGGAAGTGTGCAAACTGTTACTTTCTCTTGATTCTGAAGATCCAATGGGGGCCTTGTTCTGCATTGACTACTTTGCTGTAAGGGCTGGGGAATATTCATGGTTAGAACAGTTCTCTGAAGACTATAAAAGTGATAATTCTTTGTGGTTGTTCCCCAATTTCTCATATTCCCTTTCTATTTGTCGGTTTTATCTTGAGCGAGAGCAAACGTCACAAGATGCTCATAAAGATAATACAAAGGCTACTTCAGCTGATCTTATGAAGCAAGCTCTGATGCTTCACCCTTCAGTTCTTAAGAAACTAGTGGCAAAGGTACCTTTAAAAGATCAGGCATGGACAAAAATACTTGCGCACAGTTACTTCCATTCAGATGAAACCAAGATCCCCTCCTTGGATCACCTGATCAATATATATGTGGAGAGGAGCTATATTATATGGAGGCTTCCAGATCTACAAAAATTGCTTCGAGACACCGCAAAGCTGGTTATTGAAACATTGGAACACAATAGAAGTGAAGCCAAGGACTGGGCCTGTGTAAGAGAGGAAGCATTCTCATCTGAAAAAAATGA GTATGCTCATTTATTGGTTCAGGATTTCTCTGATGCAGTTTCATCTCTTCCACCTGATAACCTACAAAACTTTGTGGTTGATGCAAGGATGGGGGAAGCCATGCATAATGCGATCCACGCCGGTAATCCTCATGACGTCGGCCAAGCTCCACCCCCACGTGATGT